One genomic segment of Helianthus annuus cultivar XRQ/B chromosome 14, HanXRQr2.0-SUNRISE, whole genome shotgun sequence includes these proteins:
- the LOC110907629 gene encoding uncharacterized protein LOC110907629: protein MTKMKLHLGRMSFWKYYIKWDYHGEKSRSPVVEVDIVVPQEGMENVIEDIKGERMEEDTYHNQHMSGGNSSGVDDDFEALLEEVETELYSGCTEFSSLDFLAKLMNLKEMHHWTNISFDHLLVLLQVSMPKGSMIPPTHYVAKKTFKKIGLAYEMMDACVNDCALFWKEHNCCKIVPFVMRVHGSIKKQKARRHTTKDMIWHSTERSEDGTMRHLVDGSSWQDLDRKYPNFAMEPQNVRLGLAADGVNMFNGNGSSTHSTWPVILTTYNLPPWVCMRESTFMLTLLLPDPKSHGKDMDVYVRPLVDELKQLWHPGVCTKDATTNEFFTMKAALLWTINDFPAHSSLKGWSGQGYMACPTCNEDTPSMRVTGKCVYVGHRRFLDANHSWRTSVDFNGRPETRDPSRQFSSADIEAQHGRLLHRLPGKHPAFGGGRINRADFELNWSKQSISFELEYWSSLQQKHNLYVKHMEKNVCESLLGTLLMNDKTKDM from the exons ATGACAAAAATGAAACTCCATTTGGGTCGTATGAGTTTTTGGAAATATTATATAAAGTGGGACTATCACGGCGAAAAATCTAGGTCTCCAGTTGTAGAAGTAGATATTGTTGTGCCACAGGAGGGTATGGAAAACGTTATTGAAGACATTAAAGGGGAGCGTATGGAAGAAGATACATACCATAACCAACATATGTCGGGTGGAAATTCTAGCGGTGTTGATGACGATTTTGAAGCCCTGCTAGAGGAAGTTGAAACAGAATTATATTCTGGTTGTACTGAGTTTTCTTCCCTTGATTTTTTAGCAAAGCTTATGAATCTAAAGGAGATGCACCATTGGACTAATATTTCATTTGATCATCTACTCGTGTTGTTGCAAGTTTCAATGCCAAAAGGCAGCATGATTCCCCCTACGCATTATGTAGCTAAGAAGACATTTAAGAAGATTGGTTTGGCGTATGAGATGATGGACGCGTGCGTAAATGATTGTGCTCTCTTCTGGAAAGAACACAATTGTTGCAAAATTGTCCCGTTTGTAATGAGAGTCCATGGGTCGATAAAGAAACAAAAGGCACGAAG GCACACGACAAAAGATATGATATGGCATAGTACCGAACGTTCAGAAGATGGGACTATGCGGCATCTAGTTGATGGATCTTCATGGCAAGACTTAGATAGAAAGTACCCAAACTTCGCGATGGAGCCACAAAATGTTCGTCTGGGGCTTGCAGCTGACGGTGTTAATATGTTTAACGGTAACGGATCCTCGACTCATAGCACGTGGCCGGTTATACTCACCACATACAATCTGCCTCCATGGGTATGCATGCGGGAGTCCACCTTCATGTTGACCTTGTTGCTTCCCGACCCTAAATCACATGGGAAAGACATGGATGTTTACGTTAGACCGTTAGTGGATGAGCTTAAACAATTGTGGCACCCAGGTGTATGTACTAAAGATGCAACAACAAACGAATTCTTCACAATGAAGGCGGCATTGTTATGGACCATAAACGACTTTCCAGCCCATAGTAGTCTAAAAGGTTGGAGCGGACAGGGCTACATGGCATGCCCGACTTGCAACGAAGACACTCCTTCAATGCGTGTAACTGGTAAATGTGTGTATGTTGGTCATCGCCGGTTCTTAGATGCCAACCATTCATGGAGAACAAGTGTCGACTTTAACGGGAGACCCGAGACACGAGACCCTTCGAGACAGTTTAGTTCTGCTGACATAGAAGCTCAACACGGTCGTCTACTTCATCGTCTACCAGGCAAGCATCCAGCTTTTGGAGGTGGGAGGATAAATCGGGCAGATTTCGAGCTGAACTGGTCCAAACAAAGCATATCTTTCGAACTTGAGTATTGGTCTTCTTTGCAGCAGAAGCACAACTTATATGTAAAGCATATGGAGAAAAATGTGTGCGAGAGCTTGCTTGGTACTCTCTTAATGAATGACAAGACCAAAGACATGTGA